One Hermetia illucens chromosome 4, iHerIll2.2.curated.20191125, whole genome shotgun sequence DNA segment encodes these proteins:
- the LOC119654975 gene encoding succinate dehydrogenase assembly factor 2-A, mitochondrial, with protein sequence MLRCVSKLRRFSGILTPRAFASTNGGAPPKNPDEKMPPIIDFEDPDYLPLPFYPERQNEPLEQRKQRLLYQSRKRGMLENDLLLSTFAAKYLKSMSSEQTAMYDKLINGPTNDWDIYYWATDAKPTPEDYNNEIMQMFKKHVQNLEKEVRLRMPDVHS encoded by the exons ATGTTGCGCTGTGTTTCG AAATTGCGCCGATTCAGTGGTATCCTCACGCCACGGGCTTTTGCGTCCACCAACGGAGGAGCACCGCCAAAGAACCCAGATGAAAAGATGCCTCCAATCATTGATTTCGAGGATCCTGATTATCTGCCGCTGCCCTTCTATCCAGAACGTCAGAACGAACCTCTGGAACAGCGGAAGCAGAG GCTTCTCTATCAGTCCCGCAAACGGGGCATGCTTGAAAACGACCTCTTATTGAGTACGTTTGCTGCAAAATACTTGAAGTCAATGTCCTCAGAGCAAACCGCCATGTATGACAAACTTATTAACGGACCAACAAACGATTGGGATATTTACTACTGGGCAACCGATGCGAAGCCAACACCAGAGGACTATAACAACGAAATAATGCAAATGTTCAAGAAACACGTCCagaatctggagaaggaggtccGCCTGCGTATGCCAGATGTGCACAGTTGA
- the LOC119656094 gene encoding ankyrin repeat, SAM and basic leucine zipper domain-containing protein 1, with protein MYKYRPPDSDSDDGYDGFYFGDDDIKPTRPVWRVDSDQNLYDAVTNGDIEIIKAHLRQPSADIDRPLRGGNTLLHHACQHGHVEIVKCLLENGADPNRQVESITPLMSACSSGADGPVVEDIVKMLVDKGAVVNVSNKHGVTPFMFACIHGHLEVVAFLIQAAFLEATDNQGWTALFHAIENNQPEVVSILVKAGADVNVANRKGYAPRQVAQFHGFYDILDILPAEEHQYTVPTNYLSYSSLSDHIPCLFLKTDVPAYFPDIDSILRNARLQRFLENFAKHKINLNQFLTMTDDKLSKIDISLPLHRKQILLALLRYHLEHWSTQSIARVKRKDRDSFYDILMIISNHLKNVVIISSSLEYIQQNIETNKLGPISSTTIKECKETVVKYKKSIRKLQEATKYLHSFSPERPPLYINYDETIKAEKKAMLHRYFNYSLAIGVAIVAILKWKRFL; from the exons ATGTATAAATACCGGCCCCCAGATTCCGACTCGGACGACGGTTATGACGGCTTTTATTTTGGGGATGAT GACATAAAACCTACTCGCCCTGTCTGGAGGGTTGACAGTGATCAAAACCTTTACGATGCTGTGACCAACGGCGATATTGAAATCATAAAGGCTCATTTGCGCCAGCCGTCTGCAGACATCGATCGACCACTGCGTGGCGGAAACACTCTTCTGCACCATGCCTGCCAGCACGGTCACGTGGAAATCGTGAAATGCCTTCTTGAGAACGGAGCGGATCCCAACCGGCAGGTAGAGTCCATCACCCCTCTGATGAGCGCCTGCTCAAGCGGCGCCGATGGACCCGTCGTAGAGGATATCGTAAAGATGCTAGTCGACAAAGGAGCGGTCGTGAACGTTTCCAACAAGCACGGCGTGACACCCTTCATGTTCGCTTGCATTCATGGCCACTTGGAAGTGGTTGCATTCCTCATTCAAGCAGCGTTCTTGGAGGCAACCGACAACCAAGGCTGGACTGCTTTGTTCCACGCCATCGAAAACAATCAGCCAGAAGTGGTTAGCATCCTTGTGAAAGCTGGAGCAGATGTAAACGTGGCTAACCGAAAAGGCTACGCGCCACGGCAAGTCGCGCAGTTTCATGGATTCTACGACATTCTTGATATTCTCCCGGCTGAAGAGCACCAATATACGGTTCCTACGAATTACCTCTCGTACAGTTCGTTAAGTGACCACATTCCATGTTTGTTCCTAAAAACAGACGTCCCCGCATATTTCCCTGACATTGACTCGATTCTGCGTAACGCGCGCCTGCAGCGGTTCTTGGAGAACTTCGCAAAACATAAAATAAATCTAAATCAATTCTTGACCATGACGGACGACAAACTGAGCAAAATTGATATTTCCTTGCCCCTCCATCGTAAGCAAATTCTATTAGCGTTGCTGAG ATATCATCTGGAGCACTGGTCCACGCAGTCAATAGCTCGAGTGAAGCGCAAGGATCGAGACTC ATTCTACGACATCCTCATGATAATCtcgaaccacctgaaaaacgtagTGATCATCAGTTCGTCGCTCGAATACATACAGCAAAACATTGAGACCAACAAGCTTGGGCCAATATCGTCAACGACAATCAAGGAGTGCAAGGAGACGGTCGTGAAATATAAGAAATCCATTCGAAAACTACAAGAGGCGACAAAATAT TTGCATTCATTCAGCCCGGAACGGCCTCCGCTCTATATAAATTACGACGAGACAATAAAAGCAGAAAAGAAGGCCATGCTGCACCGCTATTTCAATTATTCGCTGGCCATTGGAGTTGCCATTGTAGCTATCTTGAAATGGAAAAGGTTTCTCTAA
- the LOC119654973 gene encoding DNA mismatch repair protein Mlh1, translating to MDPVEIRRLDDAVVNRIAAGEIIQRPANALKELIENSLDAKSSFIHITVKSGGLKLLQIQDNGTGIRKEDLEIVCERFTTSKLTKFEDLTSIATYGFRGEALASISHVAHLSIQTKTRLEKCAFKAIYEDGKLKSQPKPCAGNQGTTITVEDLFYNVPQRLQILKSPSDEFHLISDVVSKYAVHNAAVGFMLKKFGENAAVRTNANSTIVDNIRTVYGNDIAKELFEINLEDADSQFKMKGFVTNLNYSAKRGINLLFINHRLVESKSLKTAVESVYSEYLGKDNRPFTYISLEINPENLDVNVHPTKHEVHFLNEHEIIESIRLHLDEKLSSNNSTRKFYREVKLPGAWKSPESKNLDETKKIYAQNMVRTDHKEQKLEKFFCSQAVKKRADDQTMRLDSSTCSAENSVLQSPTAGTSARKETKLSSVLNMRQAVEKACSSEFRKILKELTFVGVVSRTDALFQYGTKLYLCNTMKLSRDLFYQLLIYKFAQFETIKLSPALPVKSLAMIALRSSESGWTDGDGPLDELAERVEQILIEKSPIMREYFALDIDENGFLNTLPVLLTNHKPSLHRLPIYLLRLATEVDWESEEECFESFCRETAAFYSYISHDREKTTEQKWVIEHVIYPAFRQFLIPSRRMKEFITELTNLPTLYKVFERC from the exons ATGGATCCTGTGGAAATTAGGCGCCTGGACGATGCTGTAGTGAACAGGATAGCGGCAGGCGAAATCATCCAGAGACCGGCGAATGCCCTGAAGGAGTTAATCGAAAACAG TTTAGATGCCAAATCCAGCTTCATCCACATCACTGTCAAGTCAGGTGGATTAAAACTTCTGCAGATCCAAGATAATGGCACAGGCATCCGCAAAGAAGATTTAGAGATTGTCTGCGAACGTTTCACGACCTCTAAGTTGACAAAATTTGAAGACCTCACATCGATAGCTACGTACGGATTTCGCGGTGAGGCGCTAGCTAGTATAAGCCACGTTGCACATTTATCCATTCAAACAAAGACACGATTAGAAAAGTGTGCGTTTAA AGCAATCTATGAGGACGGTAAactaaaatcacaaccgaaaccCTGCGCTGGTAACCAAGGAACTACTATCACTGTTGAGGATCTGTTCTACAACGTGCCCCAACGTCTCCAAATTTTAAAATCGCCAAGCGACGAATTTCACTTAATCTCCGATGTCGTTAGCAAGTATGCTGTACATAACGCCGCTGTTGGCTTTATGTTAAAAAAATTTGGCGAGAATGCTGCGGTTCGAACCAACGCGAACAGTACAATTGTTGACAACATCCGAACAGTGTACGGGAACGATATCGCCAAAGAGTTGTTCGAAATCAACTTAGAAGATGCGGATTCGCAATTCaaaatgaaaggctttgtgacTAACTTAAATTACTCCGCAAAACGTGGAATTAATCTGCTATTCATTAATCATCGTTTGGTCGAATCAAAGTCACTAAAGACAGCAGTTGAGTCAGTTTACAGCGAATATTTGGGAAAGGACAACCGTCCATTTACATACATCAGCCTCGAAATAAATCCAGAGAACCTGGATGTAAACGTACATCCCACGAAACATGAGGTTCATTTTCTGAATGAACATGAGATTATCGAAAGCATAAGACTACATTTGGATGAAAAACTGTCCAGCAACAACAGCACAAGAAAATTTTACCGAGAGGTGAAGTTACCTGGCGCCTGGAAATCTCCCGAATCGAAGAATCTAGACGAAACCAAAAAAATTTACGCGCAAAACATGGTGCGGACCGATCACAAGGAGCAGAAGCTAGAGAAATTTTTCTGCTCGCAAGCGGTAAAGAAACGAGCTGATGATCAGACGATGAGATTGGATTCAAGCACGTGTTCTGCGGAGAATAGTGTATTGCAGTCACCCACTGCAGGGACTTCAGCGCGAAAGGAGACAAAGTTGAGCAGTGTTTTGAATATGAGGCAAGCTGTCGAGAAGGCGTGCAGCTCCGAAttcaggaaaattttgaaagaattaACATTCGTCGGAGTTGTGAGTCGAACAGACGCACTGTTCCAGTATGGCACGAAATTGTACTTGTGCAATACGATGAAGCTGAG CCGCGACCTTTTCTACCAACTCCTTATCTATAAATTTGCTCAGTTTGAAACTATCAAGCTAAGCCCTGCACTGCCAGTGAAGAGCTTGGCCATGATTGCGCTGCGCTCATCAGAAAGCGGTTGGACTGACGGGGATGGACCTCTTGATGAACTTGCCGAACGTGTCGAGCAAATCCTGATTGAGAAATCGCCGATCATGAGGGAGTATTTTGCATTGGATATCGACGAGAATGGTTTCCTAAATACACTTCCCGTGCTTCTTACGAATCACAAACCGTCTTTGCATCGCCTTCCGATATACTTGCTTCGACTAGCTACTGAAGTCGATTGGGAGAGTGAAGAAGAGTGTTTCGAGTCCTTTTGTCGAGAGACTGCAGCTTTCTATTCTTATATATCGCACGACCGAGAGAAGACAACTGAGCAGAAATGGGTCATTGAACATGTAATCTACCCAGCCTTTAGACAGTTCCTGATTCCAAGCCGGCGAATGAAAGAATTCATCACGGAGTTGACCAACCTACCGACGCtgtacaaagtttttgaaagatGTTAG
- the LOC119654974 gene encoding arginine-hydroxylase NDUFAF5, mitochondrial, whose translation MTTFRSLGNITGRLLLHGKNVSTSSCCAAAESSMNIFDRNAKRIQKERAARSPDVELFDYIKEEVGFRLSDRVFDIKRQFKVAADIGCNRGFVSRHILADSVENLILCDMSPTMLEQSNGTPGVKIEKREMDEEKLQFEENSLELVISNLSLHWVNDLPGCFQSIINSLKPDGVFMATMFGGDTLYELRSSLQLAELERKGGLSPHISPFTQIRDVGSLLNRAGFTMLTIDTDDIVVGYPTMFELMWDLKGMAENNAAFNRPLHISRETLMAAAAIYKELYGKDEGITATFQIIYLVAWKPGPNQPQPLARGSGEFSLKDLGKVIQQGGKAKSSKHKKSGPEVNNKHNDKEGESCK comes from the exons ATGACTACCTTCCGTTCGCTTGGTAACATAACCGGCAGACTCTTGCTGCACGGAAAGAATGTGTCGACCAGTTCTTGCTGTGCGGCCGCGGAATCAtcgatgaacatttttgatcgaAACGCAAAACGGATACAGAAAGAGAGAGCCGCGAGGAG TCCTGATGTGGAGCTGTTCGATtacataaaggaagaagttGGGTTCCGGCTGTCTGACAGAGTATTCGATATAAAACGACAATTCAAAGTAGCTGCGGACATTGGTTGCAACCGAGGATTCGTATCCAGGCACATTCTAGCAGATTCTGTAGAAAACCTTATTTTGTGCGACATGAGCCCGACGATGCTTGAACAATCTAATGGAACCCCTGGCGTAAAGATcgaaaagagggaaatggatgaggAAAAGCTTCAG tttgaagaaaattctttGGAACTAGTCATATCTAATTTGAGCCTGCACTGGGTTAACGATCTTCCTGGTTGCTTCCAATCAATTATAAACAGTTTGAAACCGGATGGGGTATTCATGGCGACTATGTTTGGTGGGGACACTCTTTACGAACTGAGATCCTCACTGCAATTGGCTGAATTGGAAAGGAAGGGTGGACTATCACCGCATATTTCTCCGTTTACCCAA ATTAGAGATGTAGGGTCGTTGCTAAATAGAGCCGGTTTCACTATGCTCACAATCGACACAGATGACATTGTTGTTGGGTATCCAACAATGTTTGAGTTAATGTGGGATTTGAAAG GAATGGCTGAGAACAATGCTGCGTTCAATCGACCCCTTCATATAAGCCGAGAAACGTTAATGGCGGCGGCGGCCATCTATAAGGAGCTATATGGGAAG GACGAAGGCATCACAGCtacatttcaaataatttatctAGTGGCGTGGAAACCTGGACCAAATCAACCGCAGCCTTTAGCACGAGGAAGTGGCGAGTTTTCACTTAAAGATCTTGGAAAAGTGATCCAACAAGGTGGCAAAGCAAAATCAAGTAAACATAAGAAGAGTGGTCCGGAAGTGAATAATAAACATAATGATAAAGAGGGAGAAAGTTGTAAATAG